From a region of the Natator depressus isolate rNatDep1 chromosome 15, rNatDep2.hap1, whole genome shotgun sequence genome:
- the HIRA gene encoding protein HIRA — protein sequence MKLLKPSWVNHNGKPIFSVDIHPDGTKFATGGQGQDSGKVVIWSMAPVLKEEDEKNENIPKMLCQMDNHLACVNCVRWSNNGVYLASGGDDKLIMVWKRAAYIGPSTVFGSSSKLANVEQWRCVSILRSHSGDVMDVAWSPHDAWLASCSVDNTVVIWNAVKFPEILATLKGHSGLVKGLTWDPVGKYIASQADDRSLKVWRTMDWQLETSITKPFDECGGTTHVLRLSWSPDGHYLVSAHAMNNSGPTAQIIERDGWKTNMDFVGHRKAVTVVKFNPKIFKKKQKNGSSTKPSCPYCCCAVGSKDRSLSVWLTCLKRPLVVIHELFDKSIMDISWTLNGLGILVCSMDGSVAFLDFSQDELGDPLSEEEKSNIHQSTYGKSLAIMTEAQLSTTIIENPEMLKYQQRQQQQQMEQKNAAIREAAGTATAAPKVASMVNGESLEDIRKNLLKKQVETRTADGRRRITPLCIAQLDTGDFSTAFFNSIPISGSLAGSMMSSQSNQQLMSLDSNATNSLCTSKPSLEPLAASIKPTDDTVNKDGINATSASAAPPVSSSSVLTTPSKIEPMKAFDSRFTERSKATSGTSAVINTNQTAIDRLKDQNLIKENKPKDILESSSDSEEKIPATKPLSLPKRKLELEAETVEKKKKGRPRKDSRLVPVTLTVQSPAALASEKDATCISAPALALKLPTPIPQKSFTLQVSSDPSMYIEVENEMTTVGGSKLSRLKCNREGKEWETVLTSRILTAAGSCDVVSVACEKRTLSVFSACGRRLLPPIILHSPISALHCTGSYVMALTTIATLSVWDVHKQSVVVKDESLQTILAGSDTSVSQILLTQHGIPVMSLSDGKAYCFNPSLSTWNLVSDKQDSLAQCADYRNSLPSQEAMLCSGPLAIIQGRTSNSGRQAARLFSMPHLVQQETTLAYLENQIAAALMLQSSHEYRHWLLIYARYLVNEGFEYRLRELCKDLLGPVHYSAGSQWESTVVGLRKRELLKELLPVIGQNLRFQRLFTEYQEQLDILRDK from the exons ccTGTGTGAACTGTGTGCGGTGGTCAAACAATGGGGTTTATTTGGCTTCAGGGGGCGATGACAAACTGATCATGGTGTGGAAACGAGCTGC GTACATTGGACCTAGCACTGTGTTTGGTTCCAGTAGTAAACTTGCTAATGTAGAACAGTGGCGATGTGTTTCAATCCTCAGAAGCCATTCAGGGG atgtcATGGATGTGGCATGGTCTCCTCATGATGCCTGGCTGGCCTCCTGCAGTGTGGATAACACCGTTGTCATCTGGAATGCTGTCAAATTCCCAG AAATTCTTGCCACTCTGAAGGGACACTCTGGCTTGGTGAAGGGATTGACCTGGGATCCTGTTGGGAAATATATAGCCTCTCAGGCTGATGATCGAAGCTTGAAGGTGTGGCGGACCATGGACTGGCAGTTAGAAACCAGCATCACAAAACCATTTGATGAG tgtGGAGGGACAACACATGTTCTGCGTCTCAGCTGGTCGCCTGATGGACACTATCTGGTTTCTGCTCATGCCATGAATAATTCTGGACCTACTGCTCAGATCATTGAGAGAGATGGATGGAAAACCAACATGGATTTTGTAGGGCACCGCAAGGCAGTGACAGTCGTG AAATTCAatccaaaaatctttaaaaagaaacaaaagaatggGAGCTCCACCAAGCCAAGCTGTCCCTATTGCTGCTGTGCTGTCGGCAGTAAGGATCGGTCCCTCTCTGTTTGG cTCACATGTCTGAAACGACCTTTAGTTGTCATACATGAGCTGTTTGACAAGTCTATCATGGACATCTCATG GACCTTAAATGGACTTGGGATCTTGGTGTGTTCCATGGACGGATCAGTGGCCTTTTTGGACTTTTCCCAGGATGAACTTGGAGATCCACTTAGTGAGGAGGAGAAG AGCAACATTCATCAGTCCACCTATGGTAAAAGCTTAGCAATAATGACTGAGGCTCAGTTGTCTACTACCATTATTGAGAATCCAGAGATGCTGAAGTATCAACAGagacagcaacagcagcagatggAGCAGAAGAATGCAGCAATACGGGAAGCAGCAGGGACTGCAACAGCAGCTCCCAAAGTGGCGAGCATGGTTAATGGTGAGAGTTTGGAGGACATTAGAAAG aaTCTTTTAAAGAAACAAGTTGAAACACGGACTGCAGATGGCCGGAGGCGGATCACACCTCTCTGCATAGCTCAGCTGGACACTGG GGATTTTTCAACAGCATTCTTCAATAGTATCCCGATATCTGGATCTCTGGCTGGCTCAATGATGTCTTCTCAAAGTAATCAGCAACTGATGTCATTAGATTCCAATGCAACCAATTCCCTCTGCACTTCAAAGCCTTCTCTAGAACCACTGGCAGCCAGTATAAAACCAACAGATGACACAGTCAATAAAGATGG TATAAATGCTACCTCTGCTTCAGCTGCTCCCCCTGTATCATCTTCCTCTGTGCTAACAACTCCATCTAAGATTGAACCAATGAAAGCGTTTGACTCGAGATTCACAGAACGATCCAAAGCCACCTCAGGGACTTCTGCTGTAATAAATACAAATCAGACTGCCATAGACAG ATTGAAAGATCAGAATTTAATTAAAGAGAATAAGCCCAAGGATATCCTGGAGAGCAGCAGTGACAGTGAGGAGAAGATTCCAGCTACTAAACCACTGTCACTGCCCAAGCGTAAACTAGAACTTGAGGCAGAAACagtagaaaagaagaaaaaaggcagGCCTCGGAAGGATTCCAGACTCGTACCTGTGACTTTAACTGTTCAG TCCCCAGCTGCACTGGCCTCTGAGAAGGATGCCACTTGCATCTCTGCACCAGCATTAGCACTTAAACTGCCAACCCCAATCCCACAGAAATCGTTTACATTGCAA GTAAGTTCAGATCCCTCCATGTACATTGAGGTGGAGAATGAGATGACCACAGTGGGAGGTTCCAAGCTGAGCAGGTTAAAGTGTAATCGGGAAGGCAAAGAATGGGAAACTGTCCTCACCAGTCGAATTCTTACTGCAGCTGGAAGCTG TGATGTGGTGAGTGTAGCCTGTGAGAAGAGGACCTTATCTGTATTTTCAGCTTGTGGTCGTCGCCTTCTCCCACCTATTATATTGCATTCGCCTATCTCCGCTTTACATTGCACAGGTTCTTACGTCATGGCTCTCACCACTATTGCTACGCTGTCTGTGTG GGATGTTCATAAACAGTCAGTGGTTGTCAAAGACGAGTCTCTGCAAACAATATTAGCAG GAAGTGATACATCTGTCTCTCAAATTTTGCTGACTCAGCATGGTATACCAGTAATGAGCCTCTCTGATGGAAAGGCATATTGTTTTAATCCTTCTCTTTCTACGTG gaatCTTGTCTCTGACAAACAGGACTCCTTAGCACAATGTGCAGACTACAGGAATAGTTTACCATCCCAAGAAGCCATGCTGTGTTCAGGACCTTTAGCCATAATACAGGGACGAACATCAAA TTCAGGAAGGCAAGCTGCAAGACTGTTCTCCATGCCTCATTTAGTACAACAAGAAACAACACTGGCTTACCTGGAGAATCAGATAGCAGCGGCACTTATGTTACAATCCAGTCATGAATACCGCCATTGGCTCCTTATCTATGCACGGTACCTAGTTAATGAAG GGTTTGAATATCGCCTGCGAGAATTATGCAAGGATTTACTGGGTCCAGTCCATTACTCagctggaagtcagtgggaatcaaCAGTTGTG GGTTTACGAAAGAGAGAGCTACTGAAAGAACTGCTTCCTGTCATCGGACAGAACCTCCGTTTCCAGAGGCTTTTCACAGAATATCAAGAGCAGCTAGACATCTTGAGAGACAAATAG